The sequence below is a genomic window from Streptomyces sp. NBC_00289.
GGCCAGGGTCGAGTTGGGTCCGCTGTCTCCGGCCGAGGGAGCGGAGCTGTGCGGGGCCAGGACGGATCACTGGCGTTTCCGACGGCTGTACGAGGCCAGCGGCGGCAACCCCTTCTACCTGGAGGCGCTGGCCCGAAGCGCCGGGAACGAAAGCCCGCCGGCGGTGCCGGCCGTCTCGTCACCTGTCGCGGGCGATCTCCCGCAGTCGGTGCGGGCCGCGCTGCTGGAGGAGCTGGGAGGTCTGTCGGCCGCTGCGAGGGTCTGTACACAGGCGGCCGCGGTGCTCGGCGACTCATTTGAAGCCGACATGGTGGCAGTCGTGGCCCAGACCGGTGAGGCACAGGCCCTTGCCGCCCTGGACGAGGTCGCGGAGCGGGACCTCGTACGCCAGGTCGGCTCCACGCGCCAGTTCCGGTTCCGCCATCCGCTGGTGCGGGCAGCGGTGTACCAGGCGGCGGGCGCCGGCTGGCGGATCGAGGCGCACACCCGGGCCGCGGACGGCCTGGCTCTGCACGGCGCACCGCTGTCCGTCCAGGCGTCGCACGTTCAGCGTTCGGCGCGCGTGGGAGACGAACACGCCGTCGACGTACTTGTACGGGCCGCCCGTCAGGTGTTGACGATCGCACCGGCCACCGCCGCGCACTGGACACAGGACGCCCTGCGGTTGCTCGGCGAGCGGAGTCGACTGCGGCCCGAACTGTGGCTCCAGCAGGCCGATGCGCTGGGCATGGCCGGACGACTGCTGGAAAGTCGCGCCATCCTGCGCACGGCCGCCACCCTCCTGCCCGCGCGGGACCGGGGCCGGCGGGCCCGGGTGACTGCCCTACGAGCCACCATGGAGTGGGCGCTCGGCCGGTACGACGAGGCCACGGCTCTGCTGCTGCGGGAGTTGGCGGACCACGAGGGCCAACTGCTGCCTGAGACCGCCCCTTTGGAGTTGGGTGTCGCGGTGGTGGCGCTTCGTCGGAACGACTTTTCCACGGCGATCGATTGGGGCGAACGCGCGTTGCGTTCGGCGGAACGTATCGGCGACCTGCCGCAGACCACCGCGGTCCGCGCTCTCCTGGCCCTGGCGCATACCTTCGCGGGCGACGCCCGGGCGGCCGACCACCTCGACCCCGTGGTGGAAGTGCTCGACGACACCGACGACCAGGAACTGGCCGGGCAGATGGACACGCTCGTCATGACGGGCTGGACGGAGATGCTCCACGGACGCTACGACCCCGCACTGCGCCATCTCCGCCGAGGCCTGGACGTGTCCCGCCGCACCGGCCAGAGCCTGGTGCTCGCCGATCTCTTCGCCGCGTCCGCCTACGCCTACCTGTGGCTCGGACGCCTGGACGAGGCGGCGGCCTACGCCGACGACGCCCTGGAGGCGGCGTCACTCGTCGGCAGCAGCGAGCCGCGCTCGTTGGCCGAGGTGGTGAGTGCGGCAGTCCTGATGTGGCGGGGAGACTTCGTCGGAGCGCTGAAGATCTGTGAGGAGTCACTCTCCTCGGCCGGCACCGCACCGGGCGCACACCGGTCGGCGATGGTCGGGATGCTCGGCCAGACGCTGCTGCTCAACGGCGATCCGGAGGGCTGTGTCAGCAAGGTGCTCGAAGCGGGCGGCGGCCCGCACCTGCTCGGGTTCGAGGCCCCGGTCCGCCCGATGTGGTTCCGGCTGCTGGCTGTCGCGGAACTGGCCCTGGGTGACGTGAGGGCTGCCGAGATGTGGGCCGACCGAGCAGCCGCTGCCGTGGGGCTCGACCTGCTGCCCGGCCGGCGCGGTTTCGCGTTGCTGGCCCGCGCCGAGGTACAACTCGCCCGGCAGAACCCGGCGGCGGGTTTCACCGCGTGCCAGTCCGCTGCCGAGTTTCGCGCGGCCCGGATGCCCCTCAACGAGGCCGTGGCCCGGCTGACCGCCGCTACCGCACTGTCCGCCTCCGGCCACCAGACCGAAGCACTCGCCGAGTTGGAACAGGTGAAGACCTTGGCGGATACCTGCGGGACCCTCGCCCTGTCCGAATTGGCTGATCACGAACACCACCGAATCACCGTCCGGACCCCGCCTCCGACAGCTGGTACGACACCCGGCACATGAGGTTCCCGAACAGCAGAGTGAGTTTGCGGCCCGGCGACTACGCAGAAGCCCTGGAAGGTCAGTACGGGGCGGTATTTCCTGAGCTTCTCAGGGGCGCCGCAGGGCGTAGGTGTTCCAGAGTTCGCCGGCGAAGAAGCGGCCGAAGCGAGTGAGTGCCGCGGTGCCGTGCGGGCCCGTTGTGCGGAACGTGGTGAGCAGACGGGCGAGATCGGTGGCGTCGAGATTCGCCGTCCCCGTGCCCAGTATGTCGGCGTCGGTCCCGCCCGGTTCGTGGACGTGTCCGTTCAGGACGCGGAAGGCCAGCCTGGTCGTGTCGGTCCACAGGCGGGCCGGGGAGCCGGGTGCCAGGTCCTTGCGGCCGGCCAGGGTGCGGGGGTGACCGTCGGCGTCGGTGAAGTGGAGCCGGTAGCGCATCGTGCCGCGGCCGTCCGCGAACAGGCGCACGCTGCCGTGCAGGACGGGACGGCGCCCTCCGAAGGAGGGGCTGTCGATCCAGCCGTCCGCGCGCGCCTCGTGGACCGGTTCCTCCAGGAAGACGTCCACGTCGTCGGCCGTGACGGTGAGCCGGAACGCGAACGGTTCGGTCCGGGTCCCGCCCACACCGGGTGCGTAGCGTCCGCGCAGTTCCTCCGTGAACTGCAGAGAGGTGCGGCGGGGGTACGTGCGGTACGCGACCGTTCATGGAGTGGCGGGCCGGTGCTCCAGCAGGCGGGTGCACATACGGTCGGCCAAGGCCGCGATGGTGAGGGCCGGGTTGGGGCCCACCGGGCCGGGCATCGCCGCGCCGTCCGCGACGTACAGGCCCGGGTGGCCGAAGACCTCGCCGTAAGGATCGCAGACCCCGGTGCCAGGGTGCCGGCCGATGGGGGCGCCGCCGAGCGGGTGCACCGTCAGGACGCGTCCCCGGTGCCAGAGCGGATGGTCGGCGTATCCGCCGCCGAGCGCGCCGGCGATCTGCCCCATGAGTGTGCGCGTCCGCTCGAACTGGGCCGCGCTGCCGCCCCGTCGTCGAGGGTGTGTGCGTGCGGTTCCGTGTTGTACGGGAAGCGGTTGCTCATCCGCATGTCGAGGGCCCATACGTCCGCGAAACCGTTGTCGAGGAGGCAGGTCGCCAGATTCCGGTGCTCGGGCATGATGAACAGGTCGCTGGACGCGGTCAGTCCATGGACGAGGAGGACGACGTCGTCGCACTCCGCCCGGCGGAAACGGGTCAGTTGGAGGCCGAGTCCGTCGTCCGTGGTGACGGGGTGGCCGGTGACCTGGGCGTCGGGAACGCCGGCTGTGGTGTGCCGGGGGACGACGGCGGCGCCCTTCTGGATCGGCATGATCGTCCCCCCTCAGTCGGTCGGCCGCCCACGACGGCGTCGGCGGCCAGGCAGAGGTCATCGTGGCGCTCCCGGCTTCGGTGTACTTGCGGAAAACCTGAAATCGGCAGGTCGTGGCGCCGATGCCGGTCCCACCGTGGGTTGAACCGCGCCTGCAACCAGGGTGGTCGTCCGTGTACCACCTGGGGTGTAGCTGGGGTGGAAAGGGGGGTGGAGCGATCGCTCGGGGCCTACGCTCGGACGATGTTCGCGCAGCGCACGTGGAGCCCGGCGGTTCGCAGGGTCTTCCCGCAGGTGGCAGACACCGTCTACGCGGTGGTGTCGGTCTGGATCTCCAGCACTGCGCTGCGCAACCTGCCCGACCCGCACGGCTATTGGCGGCCCACCGATGTCTGGGCCTACGTGCTGATCGCCTTGGTCTATCTTCCGCTGGCCGTGCGCCGCCGGGCTCCGCTGACCGTGCTCATCGGCACGGCGGCCTGCGTGCTGTGTTACTTCACCCTGGCCTACTACCACGTGGTCGTGGTCAGCGGACTGGGCCTGGCGCTCTACACCGTCGCGGCGCAGTGCCCGCGCAGGGTCGCCGCCAAGTGCGCGGCCGCGTCGCTGCTCGTGCTGCTGTGGGGCGCGCGGCTCGCCGAGCCCGGGAGCGGCCCGTTCAGTGTGGCCTTCGTGACCGTGATGGTCGCGGTCACCTGGGTGACCGGCGACCGCTCCCGTCGGCTCGCCGAGCGCGGCGAGCGCCTCGCGGTGCTCACCGAGCAACTGCGCCTGGAGCAGGAGGAGAAGGCCCAGCGGGCCGTCATCGCCGAGCGCATGAAGATAGCCCGTGAACTGCACGACGTGATCGCCCACCACGTGTCCGTGATCTCCGTCCAGACCGGCCTGGCCGGATACGTCTTCACTTCCGATCCGGCAACGGCCCGCCAGGCGCTGGATACCATCGCCGGCAGCGCCCACGAGGCCATGGCGGAGATGCGCCGCATGCTGGTCGT
It includes:
- a CDS encoding AAA family ATPase is translated as MGERARERGFVSLAGRSVEFDRAPYGAFVDALDDHLGHVDLLGLRPDGSLPGAFALLSSVFPALCDRFPTGPDPVAVERYWFHRAVRMLLETLSADGGLVLSLDDLQWTDDGTAELIDHLVRHPPRTPLLLALAYRPRQAPSRLAAALARAGTDGRVARVELGPLSPAEGAELCGARTDHWRFRRLYEASGGNPFYLEALARSAGNESPPAVPAVSSPVAGDLPQSVRAALLEELGGLSAAARVCTQAAAVLGDSFEADMVAVVAQTGEAQALAALDEVAERDLVRQVGSTRQFRFRHPLVRAAVYQAAGAGWRIEAHTRAADGLALHGAPLSVQASHVQRSARVGDEHAVDVLVRAARQVLTIAPATAAHWTQDALRLLGERSRLRPELWLQQADALGMAGRLLESRAILRTAATLLPARDRGRRARVTALRATMEWALGRYDEATALLLRELADHEGQLLPETAPLELGVAVVALRRNDFSTAIDWGERALRSAERIGDLPQTTAVRALLALAHTFAGDARAADHLDPVVEVLDDTDDQELAGQMDTLVMTGWTEMLHGRYDPALRHLRRGLDVSRRTGQSLVLADLFAASAYAYLWLGRLDEAAAYADDALEAASLVGSSEPRSLAEVVSAAVLMWRGDFVGALKICEESLSSAGTAPGAHRSAMVGMLGQTLLLNGDPEGCVSKVLEAGGGPHLLGFEAPVRPMWFRLLAVAELALGDVRAAEMWADRAAAAVGLDLLPGRRGFALLARAEVQLARQNPAAGFTACQSAAEFRAARMPLNEAVARLTAATALSASGHQTEALAELEQVKTLADTCGTLALSELADHEHHRITVRTPPPTAGTTPGT
- a CDS encoding GMC family oxidoreductase is translated as MTSAWPPTPSWAADRLRGDDHADPEGRRRRPPAHHSRRSRRPGHRPPRHHGRRTRPPTDPFPPGGVRRRRPPRPWTDRVQRPVHHARAPESGDLPPRQRFRGRMGPRHADEQPLPVQHGTARTHPRRRGGSAAQFERTRTLMGQIAGALGGGYADHPLWHRGRVLTVHPLGGAPIGRHPGTGVCDPYGEVFGHPGLYVADGAAMPGPVGPNPALTIAALADRMCTRLLEHRPATP
- a CDS encoding sensor histidine kinase — its product is MFAQRTWSPAVRRVFPQVADTVYAVVSVWISSTALRNLPDPHGYWRPTDVWAYVLIALVYLPLAVRRRAPLTVLIGTAACVLCYFTLAYYHVVVVSGLGLALYTVAAQCPRRVAAKCAAASLLVLLWGARLAEPGSGPFSVAFVTVMVAVTWVTGDRSRRLAERGERLAVLTEQLRLEQEEKAQRAVIAERMKIARELHDVIAHHVSVISVQTGLAGYVFTSDPATARQALDTIAGSAHEAMAEMRRMLVVLRQGPERAEEEEGAGDHTATPGLGRLDQLARRVETAGVPVDVKITGVPFPLPPGADLCVYRVIQEALTNVMKHAPAANASVTVHYDEAAVRVRVADDGQEAVPVGTTARPAGHGLTGMRERAGIYGGTVTAGPGPQGGFEVALTVPVTRGR